A region from the Hypomesus transpacificus isolate Combined female chromosome 11, fHypTra1, whole genome shotgun sequence genome encodes:
- the vps26a gene encoding vacuolar protein sorting-associated protein 26A, giving the protein MSFLGGLFGPVCEIDVLLNDAESRKTAELKTEEGKIEKNYLFYDGESVSGKVNLNVKQTGKRLEHQGIRIEFVGQIELFSDKSNTHEFVNLVKELALPGELTQNRSYDFEFMQVEKPYESYVGANVRLRYFLKVTIVRRLSDLIKEYDLIVHQLATYPDVNNSIKMEVGIEDCLHIEFEYNKSKYHLKDVIVGKIYFLLVRIKIQHMELQLIKKEITGIGPSTTTETETVAKYEIMDGAPVKGESIPIRLFLAGYDLTATMRDVNKKFSVRYFLNLVLVDEEDRRYFKQQEVVLWRKAPEKMKKRNFHQRYESPEPRPTVPAEQPEM; this is encoded by the exons ATG AGTTTCCTTGGTGGTTTGTTTGGCCCTGTGTGTGAAATTGATGTCTTATTAAATGATGCCGAGTCTAGAAAGACAGCAGAACTAAAAACAGAAGAGGGGAAGATCGAAAAGAACTATTTATTTTATGATGGAGAGTCTGTGTCCGGGAAG GTCAATCTGAATGTGAAGCAAACTGGGAAAAGACTTGAACATCAGGGGATCCGCATTGAGTTTGTGGGACAGATAG AGCTGTTTAGTGACAAAAGCAACACCCATGAGTTTGTGAACTTGGTGAAGGAGCTGGCACTGCCTGGGGAACTGACCCAGAACAGGAGCTATGACTTTGAGTTCATGCAGGTGGAGAAGCCTTATGAATCTTACGTAGGAGCCAATGTGAGACTGAG ATATTTCCTGAAGGTGACAATAGTGAGGCGCCTATCTGACCTGATCAAGGAGTATGACCTGATTGTCCACCAGCTGGCTACTTACCCTGATGTAAACAACTCCATCAAAATGGAGGTTGGCATTGAGGACTGCTTACACATAGAGTTTGAATACAACAAGTCAAA GTACCATTTGAAGGATGTGATTGTAGGAAAAATCTACTTCCTCCTGGTCAGGATCAAGATCCAACACATGGAGCTACAGCTAATCAAGAAGGAGATCACTGGAATAG GGCCCAGCACGACCACGGAAACGGAAACGGTTGCCAAGTATGAGATTATGGACGGCGCCCCAGTAAAAG GAGAGTCAATTCCCATCCGACTCTTCCTGGCTGGTTATGACCTTACAGCCACAATGAGAGACGTCAACAAGAAGTTTTCTGTTCGCTACTTCCTCAACTTGGTGCTGGTtgatgaggaggacaggagatacTTCAAACagcag GAGGTTGTCCTGTGGAGGAAGGCCCCTGAAAAAATGAAGAAACGCAACTTCCACCAACGCTACGAGTCCCCTGAGCCCCGACCCACTGTCCCCGCAGAGCAGCCCGAGATGTAA
- the srgn gene encoding serglycin has product MTGLLKMKMFVSLIVLYVLLDNGLGAPASGPGKGRYMWIKCRPNGQNANCIKQRGPLQDLPGLPDRLPASAVKDLLNKNPALDEQEATGLEWKDQQEEDQKVEEAVQEEQEEEVEEAVQEEQEEEVEEAVQEEQEEEAKEEGQEDVYEDELEEDVDEEEYQYEVDPVLVEPVEEQSGEGSAAGPFLNDQGSGELDYSSFVFPEKVMIDQVIPPVQEMKEDLLLL; this is encoded by the exons ATGACGGGCTTACTGAAAATGAAGATGTTCGTATCACTGATCGTCCTTTACGTTCTTTTGGATAACGGACTCG GTGCCCCAGCCTCTGGCCCAGGCAAAGGCAGGTACATGTGGATCAAGTGTCGTCCAAATGGTCAGAATGCCAACTGCATCAAACAGAGAGGACCATTGCAGGATCTACCAGGACTCCCAGACAGACTTCCAGCATCTGCTGTCAAGGACCT ACTGAATAAGAACCCTGCGCTTGACGAGCAGGAGGCAACCGGCCTCGAATGGAAAGATCAGCAGGAGGAGGatcagaaggtggaggaggcagTGCAGGAGGAAcaagaagaggaggtggaggaggcagtgCAGGAGGAAcaagaagaggaggtggaggaggcagtgCAGGAGGAACAAGAAGAGGAGGCGAAGGAGGAAGGACAGGAAGACGTGTATGAGGACGAGTTAGAAGAGGATGTTGATGAGGAAGAATACCAGTATGAGGTAGACCCAGTTCTGGTGGAGCCTGTGGAGGAGCAATCTGGGGAGGGCTCAGCCGCTGGACCTTTCCTCAATGACCAGGGCTCTGGGGAGTTAGACTACTCCAGCTTTGTCTTTCCTGAGAAGGTCATGATAGATCAGGTCATACCTCCAGTTCAGGAGATGAAAGAAGACCTCCTTCTCCTGTAG